The Mucilaginibacter rubeus genomic interval CCGGCATTAGCCCCTGTAATAAAAATACTGAAACGCTGGGTTTCGATGTATTTATCATTTTCCAGTTTATACACTTTGCCAAACTCATAAAATTTCAAATCTGAGCTCCGGCGGTTCTGGTTATAAGCAATGGCTTCCAAACCTGAATATAGCAGCGTTTGACGCATTACGTCAAGATCACTACTCAACGGGTTTAGGATCTTCACAGCAGTATCCAGGTTATCCGAATAAGCAGATTTGGTAAGCGAGTTAGCCAGGATCTCATTAAATCCATTCGCGCTCAGCAAATCAGATAACTGATTTTGAACAGTATCTTTCTCCGGCCGGGTAGAGTTATTTAACGATGCCCTGATCTGGGTAGGGATCTCGATGTTATTATAACCATAAATCCTCAGGATCTCTTCAACCACATCCACATCGCGGGTAACATCCACGCGGTATGGCGGTACTTGTAACGATAGCGAATCCGCAGTTTCATTCACTATCTTAATATCAAGTGCCGTGATGATACCTTTGATCTCATCATTGCCAATCTTCTTACCAATCAATTTATCGATGGTGTTATAAGTGATCTCTACAGCGAAGGGTGCAACCGGAGCCGGATAATGATCAGAAATTTCTGACGATACCAGACCACCCGCCACCTGTTGAATCAACAATGCAGCACGTTTTAATGCAAAAACGGTCATATCCGGATCGGTACCACGCTCAAACCTGAACGAAGCATCGGTTTTTAAGCCATGCCTTTTTGAGGTTTTGCGAACAGATACCGGATTGAAGTAGGCACTCTCCAGGAAAATATTTTTGGTTGATTCCTTAACACCCGATTTCGCGCCGCCAAATACACCGGCTATACACATTGCTTCTTCAGCATTACCAATCATCAGATCATCGGCAGATAACTTCCTGTCAACCTCATCAAGTGTTTTGAATACGGTGCCTTCGGCATAGTTTTTTACCAATACCTTGCCGCCGGTTATTTCATCGGCATCAAAAGCGTGTAACGGCTGTCCAAGCTCATGCAGCACGTAATTAGTAACATCCACAATGTTATTGATAGCACGGATGCCGATAACAGCCAAACGCTCTTTTAACCATTGTGGTGATTCTTTAACTTCAACACCACTGATGGTTAAACCTGAATAACGCGGTGAAGCCTGTTCGTTTTCCACAATAACCTCAATCGTACGGCTTGTGTTATCAACTTTAAAAGCGCTTACATCGGGCTTGTGAATACCTATTTTCAGAAAAGCGGCAATATCCCTTGCAGTACCCAAATGCGAAGCCGCATCGGCACGGTTAGGGGTTAAGCCAATCTCGTACATGTAATCGTCGTTCAGCTTGAAATATTCTTTAGCTGGAGTACCTACAGGCGCATCTTCCGGCAATACCATAATACCCGCATGGCTGGTTCCCAAACCTATCTCATCCTCAGCGCAGATCATCCCGTGAGATTCTTCACCCCTGATCTTCGATTTTTTGATAGCAAAAGGCTCGCCGCTGGTTGGGTAAACTGTTGAGCCAACTACCGCAACCACTACTTTTTGTCCGGCAGCTACGTTAGCAGCACCGCAAACAATCTGCAGGTCTTCGCCGGTGCCAACATCAACCTTAGTAACATGCAGGTGGTCAGAATTGGCATGGTCAACACATTCGTTTACGTAGCCAATCACCAGGCCTTCCAGTCCGCCTGGAACGGCTTGTACTTTCTCCAGACTTTCAACTTCCAAACCGGTTCCGGTAAGGATGATTGAAATTTCCTGAGGCGTTTTATCAGTATCAATAAATTCTTTAAGCCAGTTATAAGATATTTTCATTATTCCGAAATGATAATCGGCAAAGATATAAAGATTTCGGATGTGGGGTTGGTAGATATGCAGATTTAAGATGATTCTTGATTATACAAACCAATGTTACTTGCTCAACAAATAAAGCTAAACCCTGAATCGAAATCTTGGCAATCAATTATAAAATAACTTACATTGCATTGTTAATCCAAAGATTTTCCCGGAATAAACTTCAACCATTTCCATCAAACTATGATAAAAGATACGCTCAAAGCATTGATCATCCGTGACCTTGAAAAATTAAAGCAGGAAATAGAAGCTTACCAAAACGAGACGAAGCTCTGGCATATTGAAAAGAGTATATTAAATTCTGCGGGCAACCTTTGTTTACATTTGGTTGGCAACCTTAATACCTATATCGGTGCAGAATTTGGAAAAACCGGTTATGTAAGAAACCGCGTTGATGAATTTGCGTTAAAAGATGTACCGCGCTCAGAATTGGTGGATAAAATAAAAAGCACGATCCTTATGATCGAAAAAACCTTCGATATGATTTCAGAGAATCAGTTGAACGAAAAATACCCGGCTGAAATAATCCTAAAAGATGCATCTACCGAATACTTTTTTGTTCACCTTGCCATGCATTTAAGCTACCATTTGGGTCAAATAAACTACCATCGCCGGCTGCTGGATAATTGACTATAATTTGCACACCTTCAATCACATCATCCCTTCGTCGGCTAAACTCAAATAGCCACCATCGGTAATAATTAAATGGTCAAACACGCCGATGTCAAGCATCCGGCCTGCGGCGCTTATTTTTTTGGTAAGTTGGATATCTTCGTTACTGGGTTTCAGGTTACCAGACGGGTGATTATGGACGAGGATTAGTCCGCTGGCCTGGTATTGCAGGGCCGAATAAAAAATGATTTTAGGATCGCACACCGTTGCCGATAACCCGCCCTTACTAATCAATTCTTTTCCTAATACTTTATTGGAACGCCCTAATAGTATAATCCAGAACTCTTCATGGTTCAAATCCATCAGGTGCCTGCGCATAATATTATAACCATCCCTGCTCGAAGTAATCACCTCAATGGCCCCCGATTCAGATTCGTTCCGACGGCGACCGATTTCAAGCGCCGCTATAATAGATATAGCCTTAGCCTCTCCTATTCCTTTAAATTTGGATAGCTCGGTTATTGAGGCCTTACCCAGTTTATTGAGGTCGTTATCATAGTGGTGCAAAATGCGTTTGCTTAATTCAACCGCTGTTTCGGTACGGCTGCCCGAGCCAATCAATATCGCTATCAGTTCGGCATCGGTAAGGGCACGACGCCCTTGTCCGCTTAGTTTTTCCCGCGGGCGATCTTCCTCGGCCCATGATTTGATACTGATCTTGCTTTCGTAGTTTTCCACGCCCTGAAAGTATGAAAAAGCACCAAACAAAAAAAGGGACAGTGTTGGTACACTATCCCCTTAGTATATTTTAAATAGCTAAGATTAGCTTAAGCCGTTAACAAATTTAGTAAGCTTTGATTTATTGTTCGAAGCTTTGTTTTTGTGAATAACGTTCTTTTTAGCCAAACGATCAAGCATAGAAATTACTTTACCTAACAATGCAGTTGCATCGGCTTTGGTAGTAGTGTTTCTTAATTTTTTAATAGCGTTCCTGGTTGTTTTAGCCTGGTACCTGTTACGCAGACGCTTCGCAGCGTTTGCCCTGATTCTTTTTAATGATGATTTATGATTTGCCATCTCGTATAGCTTGTTATTCTTTTCTACTTATTTTAAGGACTGCAAATATAGGGCGATTAAATTTAATATGCAAATGGTTTTTTGATTTATATTTTGAAGTAATTGAATTGATAATGTGCAGGATTATCTATTACCTTACAACCTCCGCCATACCCTTTTTTAATAAGCTATTAACGTAAGGTTTACAAAGTGTTCATACAACACATTGATTTTTGCAGCGTTATTAATAGCTAAAGTTATCGCATCATGGTTATCAACAGCACCACCAGGTTTAGCAACCGGGTTGAAGATTATGTAAAATATCGCCCCGGCTACCCTGCCGAAATTGTTAAATTTTTACATGACACCTATAACCTGACCCAGGACAAACTTATTGCAGACATTGGAGCCGGCACAGGTATATCTACTGCCTTATTCCTGAATAAAGGCTACCGGGTAATTGCCGTTGAACCCAACCTCGAGATGCGCGAAAAAGCTATCGAATTGTT includes:
- the rpsT gene encoding 30S ribosomal protein S20 gives rise to the protein MANHKSSLKRIRANAAKRLRNRYQAKTTRNAIKKLRNTTTKADATALLGKVISMLDRLAKKNVIHKNKASNNKSKLTKFVNGLS
- a CDS encoding DUF1572 family protein; amino-acid sequence: MIKDTLKALIIRDLEKLKQEIEAYQNETKLWHIEKSILNSAGNLCLHLVGNLNTYIGAEFGKTGYVRNRVDEFALKDVPRSELVDKIKSTILMIEKTFDMISENQLNEKYPAEIILKDASTEYFFVHLAMHLSYHLGQINYHRRLLDN
- the pheT gene encoding phenylalanine--tRNA ligase subunit beta, with translation MKISYNWLKEFIDTDKTPQEISIILTGTGLEVESLEKVQAVPGGLEGLVIGYVNECVDHANSDHLHVTKVDVGTGEDLQIVCGAANVAAGQKVVVAVVGSTVYPTSGEPFAIKKSKIRGEESHGMICAEDEIGLGTSHAGIMVLPEDAPVGTPAKEYFKLNDDYMYEIGLTPNRADAASHLGTARDIAAFLKIGIHKPDVSAFKVDNTSRTIEVIVENEQASPRYSGLTISGVEVKESPQWLKERLAVIGIRAINNIVDVTNYVLHELGQPLHAFDADEITGGKVLVKNYAEGTVFKTLDEVDRKLSADDLMIGNAEEAMCIAGVFGGAKSGVKESTKNIFLESAYFNPVSVRKTSKRHGLKTDASFRFERGTDPDMTVFALKRAALLIQQVAGGLVSSEISDHYPAPVAPFAVEITYNTIDKLIGKKIGNDEIKGIITALDIKIVNETADSLSLQVPPYRVDVTRDVDVVEEILRIYGYNNIEIPTQIRASLNNSTRPEKDTVQNQLSDLLSANGFNEILANSLTKSAYSDNLDTAVKILNPLSSDLDVMRQTLLYSGLEAIAYNQNRRSSDLKFYEFGKVYKLENDKYIETQRFSIFITGANAGEQWNQKSKPVSFYNIKAVVDGVLQRLNISNFTVEDATCKKMSFGIQYMLNGKQLVKFGSVAGTSLKKADVDKEVFYADFNFDLVLTAIRKNKIVFQEVSKFPAVRRDLSMLIDQSVSFGQLKQIALRTERKLLKEVDVFDVYQGDKLPAGKKSYALSFIIQDIEKTLTDKAIDSIMQKLIYNLGKEAGAEIRK
- the radC gene encoding RadC family protein, yielding MENYESKISIKSWAEEDRPREKLSGQGRRALTDAELIAILIGSGSRTETAVELSKRILHHYDNDLNKLGKASITELSKFKGIGEAKAISIIAALEIGRRRNESESGAIEVITSSRDGYNIMRRHLMDLNHEEFWIILLGRSNKVLGKELISKGGLSATVCDPKIIFYSALQYQASGLILVHNHPSGNLKPSNEDIQLTKKISAAGRMLDIGVFDHLIITDGGYLSLADEGMM